The DNA segment AAACGTAACCAATAACTTCTGGAACCTTAAACTGCCAACAACAGActaaaatgaacaaaattgaaaatcgTACCATATTTTGCAAGTCCTAAATATGCGTTTAAGCGGTATGCAATTAAAGAGTTAACCAAATTCATCTGTATTATGCTACACCATTACAAGGTTAGCACCATTCCACCTTTCCGCTTCCCACGGGTGCTTtcaaaatatagcctacaggTTCACTTGgagcaggggcgggcaacttcttcggtcggcgggcctgatatgagaaaatgaagtacttggcgggccggattcctgaatagattggagcgcagctttgtcttattaatgttcatggtcgaaaatgtttgctcacaaatgtatgtagacccgaacagaacaagtagattcatggccatctttctcaggttggcaaacttggacttattcagtgacgcaatacagggattgcggcagaatgtggccttaggccacattatcatgtaagaccggaaactgtctgcgggccgcttaaaatcccgtcgcgggccgtatgttgcccgaCCCTGACTTGGAGCGTTTGActgtaaaattgaattgaaagtTTTTCGAAACCGTGCGTTTAGTGAAGtgattttacagtattttaaacatattttttttaaacttgctgcaaataaagcacaaatttttacattaatgTTTAATAGGCCTACGTGTTGTTCCATCTTGGTTTAGCATGGTTGTCGAAGATTGCACTCTTTGTATTTTAAACCAGCGATCCCAAACCGATTCGTGGACGTTTTTCAGCCGGGCCGTAAAGGTTTCCCACATAAAAGATTAAACACGATACTCTTACTGGATAGAAGAAAATAAGAATGAATAAAATACGATagcataaataaaataaaatatgaaatcaCCAAAAGAACATAAATCATAAGCGGAGACAAGCAATATGTACTACAGTATATTGCGTGTCACCGTTTAAGAATAATGTTCGTTTCTTGACTTCAAACGTAGGCTACAGgcaaaaaagcattttgttgcagtaatTGCATGCTGATGTTTTCATCTTGAATTACTATACGGACACATTTTAGTGAAAAAGCATTTAATACGGTAATCAATTTCGGTAAAACGTTCAGCGTAGCTCAGCAAAGACATAATGAATAACTAGTTCCTTTTTGAGAAGAAAAATACCCCGAGTTTCGGACTGTAAGCAGGAACGTAGCCATGGGGGCGAAGTCACCTTTCGCCTTCCCCAATGTTTGACAACGGATAGTTTTTGGGAAGGGCTAGGTTTAATAATTcgtatttttaaacttaagcTAATAGTAAACCTTTAGATAGGTACTTAAGATCGGTCTCCATTACATTTGTATTCCCATATCAGGATCGAGTACTGTATTGACACATTACTACgttattaacttttttgtacAGTATTATCTCATAACTTCTTCCCATTTGTGCCTATTAAGTCGCAGTGCAaaagtacattaaaatattttgcatttcaatatcttaaattaaaatattatttaaaattaagatTATTTCCTAAACGTTGAATATGTTGACACCATAGCGCCTGCTTGTCAAGCTGTTTACGAATGTTGCACCATAGTTGATTTGACAGGGTCAATGCAAGTTCGTTCATTAACTCCCAATTAAGTTGTGCTTCACCATATATGTACGATTAGTACGAATCCCATTTGTCATCAGGGCCGTAACTAGGGGGGTCCCGCCCCTCCTAGAAAAATTTGTCAGATATTGTTTTCAAGTGAGAATTGTATAAACATATTcatagttttaaaaatgaaagcaGCATTTCGGCTTGCGTTAACATACTTTTCGTGGGCATTCAAGCTATGCGAGTGGAACAACGTTATTACCCTATAGTTAATACGGCACCAATCacgcaaagaaaattttataaaaaagaaaccagAAAAACTACTCAATGTAATCCAGAAAGCAATAACACTCTCTGAATTTCTCCACGTCTTATTCTTGTACTGAGCAATGAAAATTTCTTAAATTATTCAGTACCTCTGAAAGCAGTtaaaaattcaattaaaaaCGATATCTTCCAAATTCAGAAATTCTTCAATGAAAAATGCAAAGCTAAATGAGTGTTTTTCCAGAAAAAATTAGCTGCCGAGCCAACCGTTACACTTCTTTGGCACAAACAAGGAGCTGGGCGAATCTCATCAACTACCGCATATTCTTGTTCCCACTCTAGGCTAATCAAGATTTTTCTTCGAATTTCGCCATTAAATTTTTCACCATCCTTTCTGCTGATCCATTTTGCGCGGCGCCTTTCATATGCGGCCAACGAAACTAGTAAACTGTTTATAAAACCTTTTTACTCACATAAAACACATCGGCTTCCATCGACTGAGTgcacaatttcatttttatgtatATGGTTTCACGatttgtaaaaactttgttgtagCCTAC comes from the Clavelina lepadiformis chromosome 5, kaClaLepa1.1, whole genome shotgun sequence genome and includes:
- the LOC143458902 gene encoding uncharacterized protein LOC143458902; this encodes MEQHSNAPSQGRATYGPRRDFKRPADSFRSYMIMWPKATFCRNPCIASLNKSKFANLRKMAMNLLVLFGSTYICEQTFSTMNINKTKLRSNLFRNPARQVLHFLISGPPTEEVARPCSK